A region from the Thauera humireducens genome encodes:
- a CDS encoding urease subunit beta produces the protein MIPGEYFVADGDIELNVGRATLRLVVSNTGDRPIQVGSHYHFAETNTALAFDRAAARGFRLNIAAGTAVRFEPGQSRTVELVALDGEREVYGFNGLVMGALE, from the coding sequence ATGATTCCCGGAGAATATTTCGTCGCCGACGGCGACATCGAACTCAACGTCGGCCGCGCCACGCTGAGGCTGGTGGTGAGCAACACGGGGGACAGGCCGATCCAGGTCGGTTCGCACTACCACTTCGCCGAGACCAACACGGCGCTGGCCTTCGATCGCGCGGCGGCGCGCGGCTTCCGGCTGAACATTGCCGCCGGCACCGCGGTGCGCTTCGAGCCGGGGCAGTCGCGCACCGTCGAGCTGGTGGCGCTGGATGGGGAGCGCGAAGTCTATGGCTTCAACGGTCTCGTGATGGGAGCGCTGGAATGA
- the ureC gene encoding urease subunit alpha: MSTISRRAYAEMFGPTVGDKVRLADTALVIEVEKDFTIYGEEVKFGGGKVIRDGMGQGQGVSADVADTLITNALIVDAVTGIVKADVGLKDGRIWKVGKGGNPDIQPGVTIPIGAGTEVIAGEGMILTAGGIDSHIHWICPQQIEEALMSGVTTMLGGGTGPATGTYATTCTPGPWHIHRMLEAAEAFPMNMGFFGKGNASLPAPLKEQVAAGVIGLKLHEDWGTTPAAIDNCLTVADAMDIQVAIHSDTLNESGFVETTLAAFKGRTIHTFHTEGAGGGHAPDIIKAISRPNVLPSSTNPTRPYTVNTIDEHLDMLMVCHHLDPAIAEDVAFAESRIRRETIAAEDILHDTGAFSMMSSDSQAMGRVGEVVIRTWQTAHKMKLQRGPLPQDAGSGNDNFRVRRYIAKYTINPAVTHGIAHEVGSIEPGKLADLVLWRPAFFGVKPSLILKGGMIAAAAMGDPNASIPTPQPVHYRPMFGSFGKALKTSVTFVSQAALGNPAVAALGLQKRLVAVKGCRTVTKADMVLNDATPAIEVDPETYVVLADGEHLTCEPAPELPMAQRYFLF; encoded by the coding sequence ATGAGCACGATCTCGCGCCGCGCGTACGCGGAGATGTTCGGCCCCACAGTGGGCGACAAGGTCCGGCTGGCCGACACCGCGCTGGTGATCGAGGTCGAGAAGGACTTCACGATCTACGGCGAGGAGGTGAAGTTCGGCGGCGGCAAGGTGATCCGCGACGGCATGGGGCAGGGGCAGGGCGTCTCGGCCGACGTGGCGGACACCCTCATCACCAACGCGCTGATCGTCGATGCGGTAACCGGCATCGTGAAGGCCGACGTCGGCCTCAAGGACGGCCGCATCTGGAAGGTCGGCAAGGGCGGCAATCCGGACATCCAGCCCGGGGTGACGATTCCCATCGGCGCCGGCACCGAGGTGATCGCCGGCGAGGGCATGATCCTGACCGCGGGCGGCATCGACAGCCACATCCACTGGATCTGCCCGCAGCAGATCGAGGAGGCGCTGATGTCGGGCGTTACCACCATGCTCGGCGGCGGCACCGGGCCGGCGACCGGCACCTATGCCACCACCTGCACGCCGGGGCCGTGGCACATCCACCGCATGCTGGAGGCGGCCGAGGCGTTTCCGATGAACATGGGCTTCTTCGGCAAGGGCAACGCCAGCCTGCCGGCGCCGCTGAAGGAGCAGGTGGCGGCCGGGGTGATCGGCCTGAAGCTGCACGAGGACTGGGGCACGACGCCGGCGGCGATCGACAACTGCCTGACCGTGGCGGACGCGATGGACATCCAGGTCGCCATCCATTCCGACACGCTCAACGAATCCGGCTTCGTCGAGACCACGCTGGCGGCCTTCAAGGGGCGCACCATCCACACCTTCCACACCGAAGGTGCGGGCGGCGGCCATGCGCCGGACATCATCAAGGCGATCAGCCGGCCCAACGTGCTGCCGTCGTCGACCAACCCGACGCGGCCGTACACGGTCAACACCATCGACGAGCATCTCGACATGCTGATGGTGTGCCACCACCTCGATCCGGCCATTGCCGAGGACGTGGCCTTCGCCGAGTCGCGCATCCGCCGCGAGACCATCGCCGCCGAGGACATCCTGCACGACACCGGCGCGTTCTCGATGATGTCGTCGGACTCGCAGGCCATGGGCCGCGTGGGCGAGGTGGTGATCCGCACCTGGCAGACCGCGCACAAGATGAAGCTGCAGCGCGGTCCGCTGCCGCAGGACGCCGGTAGCGGCAACGACAATTTCCGCGTGCGGCGCTACATCGCCAAGTACACGATCAACCCGGCGGTCACGCACGGCATCGCGCACGAGGTGGGCTCGATCGAGCCGGGCAAGCTCGCCGACCTGGTGCTGTGGCGGCCGGCCTTCTTCGGCGTCAAGCCGAGCCTGATCCTGAAGGGCGGCATGATCGCCGCCGCGGCGATGGGCGACCCCAATGCCTCGATCCCGACACCGCAGCCGGTGCATTACCGGCCGATGTTCGGCAGCTTCGGCAAGGCGCTGAAGACCTCGGTGACCTTCGTGTCGCAGGCTGCGCTGGGCAACCCCGCGGTCGCCGCGCTCGGCCTGCAGAAGCGGCTGGTGGCGGTGAAGGGCTGCCGCACGGTGACGAAGGCCGACATGGTGCTCAACGACGCCACGCCGGCGATCGAGGTCGATCCCGAGACCTACGTGGTGCTGGCCGACGGCGAGCACCTCACCTGCGAGCCCGCCCCGGAGTTGCCGATGGCGCAGCGCTATTTCCTGTTCTGA
- the ureE gene encoding urease accessory protein UreE, with protein MPINKESLEDFVMPDAAPTVLLIEALYDGDAPATEVLELDFSTRTKSRLRARLASGAEAGLFLPRGTILRGGQKVQSRDGRIVEVRSAPEDLLEARCASSLALARAAYHLGNRHVAVQVGRDAGGDWLRIQADHVLEGMLVGLGALVSSLRAPFEPEAGAYAHGHQHPGDGSGARIHLMAGH; from the coding sequence ATGCCGATCAACAAGGAATCGCTCGAAGACTTCGTCATGCCCGACGCCGCGCCGACGGTGCTGCTGATCGAGGCCCTCTACGACGGCGACGCGCCGGCGACCGAGGTGCTCGAGCTGGATTTCAGCACGCGCACCAAGAGCCGCCTGCGCGCACGGCTCGCCTCCGGCGCCGAGGCCGGCCTGTTCCTGCCGCGCGGCACCATCCTGCGCGGCGGTCAGAAGGTGCAGTCGCGCGACGGCCGCATCGTCGAGGTGCGCTCGGCGCCGGAAGACCTGCTCGAAGCGCGCTGCGCGTCCTCGCTGGCGCTGGCGCGCGCCGCCTACCACCTCGGCAACCGCCACGTCGCCGTGCAGGTCGGGCGCGACGCCGGCGGCGACTGGCTGCGCATCCAGGCCGACCATGTGCTCGAAGGCATGCTGGTCGGGCTGGGGGCGCTGGTCAGCAGCCTGCGCGCGCCCTTCGAGCCCGAGGCCGGCGCCTATGCGCATGGCCACCAGCATCCGGGCGATGGCAGCGGCGCGCGCATCCACCTCATGGCGGGCCATTGA
- a CDS encoding urease accessory protein UreF, whose protein sequence is MPAAVVPLTAGAGLLPLVRLLQLASPALPVGAYTYSQGLEWAVESGAVRTEADAAAWIGDLLQWSLARFEAPLLASQFAAWTAGDDAEVARLNDDFLASRETAELRAETVQMGWSLVRLLSELDAFAALPGWRARLLAIDTPCFPCAWSAAAAAWQVPGDQALAAYLWAWAENQVMAAVKAVPLGQSAGQRLLAAIGQRIPPLVEAACSLPEAQWSNYTPGLAIASSRHETQYTRLFRS, encoded by the coding sequence ATGCCTGCGGCGGTCGTCCCGCTCACGGCCGGCGCCGGGTTGCTGCCGCTGGTGCGCCTGCTGCAACTGGCCAGCCCGGCGTTGCCGGTAGGCGCCTACACTTATTCGCAGGGCTTGGAGTGGGCGGTGGAGAGCGGCGCGGTGCGCACGGAGGCGGACGCTGCGGCCTGGATCGGCGACCTGCTGCAGTGGAGCCTGGCGCGCTTCGAGGCGCCGCTGCTGGCCAGCCAGTTCGCTGCCTGGACGGCAGGCGATGACGCCGAGGTGGCGCGTCTGAACGACGACTTCCTCGCCAGCCGCGAGACGGCCGAACTGCGCGCCGAGACGGTGCAGATGGGCTGGTCGCTGGTGCGCCTGCTGAGCGAGCTGGACGCCTTTGCCGCGTTGCCCGGCTGGCGTGCGCGCCTGCTGGCGATCGACACGCCGTGCTTTCCCTGCGCCTGGTCGGCGGCGGCCGCCGCCTGGCAGGTGCCGGGCGACCAGGCGCTGGCGGCCTACCTGTGGGCCTGGGCCGAGAACCAGGTGATGGCGGCGGTGAAGGCGGTGCCGCTGGGCCAGAGCGCGGGCCAGCGTCTGCTGGCGGCAATCGGCCAGCGCATCCCGCCACTGGTCGAGGCCGCGTGCAGCCTGCCCGAGGCGCAGTGGAGCAACTACACCCCGGGGCTGGCGATCGCCAGCAGCCGGCACGAAACCCAATACACGAGGTTGTTCAGATCATGA
- the ureG gene encoding urease accessory protein UreG gives MSTSIPDHRGPLRVGIGGPVGSGKTALTLALCLALRDRYNIAVVTNDIYTAEDAQFLVRNEALAPERIIGVETGGCPHTAIREDASINLEAVDRLNARFPGLDIIFVESGGDNLAATFSPELSDLTIYVIDVSAGDKIPRKGGPGITRSDLLVINKIDLAPLVGASLEVMDRDARRMRGTRPFIFSNQKTGQGLADIIDFIERQGMLVTA, from the coding sequence ATGAGCACGAGCATTCCCGATCACCGCGGCCCGCTGCGCGTCGGCATCGGCGGGCCGGTCGGTTCCGGCAAGACCGCGCTGACGCTGGCGCTGTGCCTGGCGCTGCGCGACAGGTACAACATCGCCGTCGTCACCAACGACATCTACACCGCCGAGGACGCCCAGTTCCTGGTGCGCAACGAGGCGCTCGCGCCCGAGCGCATCATCGGCGTCGAGACCGGCGGCTGCCCGCACACCGCGATCCGTGAGGATGCCTCGATCAACCTCGAGGCGGTGGACCGGCTCAACGCGCGCTTCCCGGGGCTGGACATCATCTTCGTCGAGTCCGGCGGCGACAACCTGGCGGCGACCTTCTCGCCCGAGCTGTCGGACCTGACGATCTACGTCATCGACGTGTCGGCCGGCGACAAGATCCCGCGCAAGGGCGGCCCCGGCATCACCCGCAGCGACCTGCTGGTGATCAACAAGATCGACCTCGCGCCGCTGGTGGGCGCCTCGCTCGAAGTCATGGACCGCGATGCGCGCAGGATGCGCGGCACGCGTCCCTTCATCTTCTCCAACCAGAAGACAGGGCAGGGGCTGGCCGACATCATCGACTTCATCGAGCGCCAGGGCATGCTGGTTACCGCCTGA